A single genomic interval of Picosynechococcus sp. PCC 7003 harbors:
- a CDS encoding MFS transporter codes for MAFTGEEKSSQNPTIATPSTDNSPQQKQEFNAWQLWNMSIGFLGIQFGWGLQMANMSSIFEHLGASAHSIPILWLAAPLTGLLVQPVIGNLSDHTWTPLGRRRPYILVGAILASMALVLMPQCSSLWMAAGLLWILDTSANTSMVPFRAFVGDLLPQRQRTKGFAMQSVMVGLGAIAASMLPWLLSHLFAVNSATGPDQQIPQSVTWSFYIGAGLFLSTVLWTVLTTAESPPPDLDRFDQLKEQRGGIRQSFSETWQVLGQMPPTMYRLAWVQIFTWLGIFCFFIYFPPAVARNIFGAVDIQSTLYNQGIEWAGLCFAVFNAVCIPFSFLLPWLTRRVGRKVIHIICLLCGGLSLIALLKIQQPWLILPSMVGFGLAWASAQAIPYAILTYALPTQRRGIYQGIFNFFIVLPEIAVSLGFGWIMEHWLQDNRLAAVVLGGSFLVIAAGLMVFVPTEAKQLAARQTPPQQVKEPAVVDSTV; via the coding sequence ATGGCTTTTACTGGGGAAGAAAAATCTTCCCAAAATCCAACCATCGCAACCCCCTCAACGGACAATTCCCCGCAACAAAAACAAGAGTTTAATGCCTGGCAACTGTGGAACATGAGCATTGGCTTCCTTGGGATTCAGTTTGGTTGGGGCTTGCAGATGGCAAATATGAGCTCTATTTTTGAACATCTTGGCGCCAGCGCCCACAGCATTCCTATTCTTTGGTTGGCAGCCCCCCTGACGGGTCTTTTGGTACAACCAGTCATTGGCAATTTAAGCGATCACACCTGGACTCCCCTGGGACGTCGTCGCCCTTATATTCTCGTAGGGGCTATTTTGGCATCGATGGCGTTAGTCCTGATGCCCCAATGCAGCAGCCTTTGGATGGCGGCGGGACTCCTGTGGATCTTAGATACCAGCGCCAATACGAGTATGGTGCCGTTTCGGGCATTTGTTGGGGATCTCTTACCCCAGCGGCAACGGACAAAAGGGTTTGCGATGCAAAGCGTGATGGTTGGCCTAGGGGCGATCGCCGCTTCGATGTTGCCTTGGCTTTTGAGTCACTTATTCGCTGTAAATTCTGCCACTGGCCCAGATCAGCAGATTCCCCAATCCGTCACTTGGTCTTTTTATATTGGTGCAGGGCTCTTTCTCAGTACAGTCTTGTGGACGGTGCTGACCACTGCAGAATCTCCCCCCCCGGACTTAGACCGCTTCGATCAACTCAAAGAACAACGGGGTGGTATTCGCCAGAGCTTCAGTGAAACCTGGCAAGTGTTGGGGCAAATGCCACCGACTATGTATCGACTTGCCTGGGTGCAAATCTTTACTTGGTTGGGGATCTTTTGTTTCTTTATTTACTTCCCGCCAGCGGTAGCCCGGAATATTTTTGGGGCTGTGGATATCCAGTCCACCCTCTACAACCAAGGGATTGAATGGGCGGGACTTTGTTTTGCTGTTTTTAATGCCGTCTGTATTCCCTTTTCGTTCCTTTTGCCCTGGTTAACCCGTCGCGTTGGCCGCAAGGTAATTCACATCATTTGTCTTTTGTGTGGTGGCTTGAGCCTCATTGCCCTCTTAAAAATTCAACAACCCTGGCTGATTTTACCTTCGATGGTTGGTTTTGGCTTGGCCTGGGCCAGTGCCCAAGCGATTCCTTATGCCATTTTGACCTATGCTTTACCGACCCAAAGACGGGGTATTTATCAAGGCATTTTTAACTTTTTTATTGTGTTGCCAGAAATTGCGGTTTCCCTGGGCTTCGGCTGGATTATGGAACATTGGCTCCAGGACAATCGACTCGCTGCTGTGGTCTTAGGAGGAAGTTTTCTCGTGATTGCGGCAGGCTTGATGGTGTTTGTCCCGACAGAGGCAAAGCAATTAGCGGCACGACAAACGCCACCACAACAAGTAAAAGAGCCTGCCGTTGTTGATTCGACGGTCTAG
- the ctpA gene encoding carboxyl-terminal processing protease CtpA: MLRKRLQAGLCSLLLVLVLVFGPIERAIAFTDEQDLLLQAWRYVSQAYVDETFNHQNWWIIRQKFLKRPLKTREEAYEAVGEMLALLDDPYTRLLRPEQYRSLKVSTSGELSGVGLQINVNPEVDVLEVILPLPGSPAEAAGIEAKDQILAIDGIDTRNIGLEEAAARMRGKKGSTVSLTVKSPKTDTVRIVKVTRDTIALNPVYDKLDEKNGEKVGYIRLNQFSANAKTEIIKSLNQLQKQGADRYVLDLRNNPGGLLQAGIEIARLWLDQETIVYTVNRQGIFESYSAVGQPLTNAPLVVLVNQATASASEILAGALQDNGRAVLVGEKTFGKGLIQSLFELPDGAGMAVTVAKYETPLHHDINKLGIMPDEVVPQEPIGYGMMGSETDLQYQAALDLLTQDQAIAQISQVP, encoded by the coding sequence ATGCTGAGAAAACGTTTACAGGCTGGTCTTTGCAGTCTTTTGCTAGTGTTGGTATTGGTCTTTGGGCCCATAGAGCGGGCGATCGCCTTTACCGACGAACAAGATTTACTGCTCCAGGCCTGGCGTTACGTTAGTCAAGCCTACGTCGATGAAACCTTTAACCATCAAAATTGGTGGATCATCCGGCAAAAATTTCTCAAGCGGCCCCTCAAAACCCGCGAAGAAGCCTATGAAGCCGTGGGCGAAATGTTGGCCCTCCTCGATGACCCCTACACTCGCCTCCTGCGCCCAGAGCAATACCGCAGCCTAAAAGTCAGCACCTCCGGCGAACTATCGGGGGTCGGTTTACAGATCAATGTCAATCCAGAAGTCGATGTTTTAGAGGTGATTTTGCCCCTGCCTGGTTCCCCAGCCGAAGCGGCTGGCATTGAAGCAAAAGATCAAATTTTAGCCATTGATGGCATTGATACCCGCAATATTGGCCTGGAGGAGGCGGCGGCAAGAATGCGCGGCAAAAAAGGCAGCACCGTTTCCCTCACCGTAAAATCGCCAAAAACAGATACGGTACGCATCGTCAAAGTGACCCGTGACACCATTGCCCTGAATCCTGTCTATGACAAATTAGACGAAAAAAATGGCGAAAAAGTGGGTTACATTCGCCTCAACCAATTCAGTGCCAACGCCAAAACAGAAATTATTAAATCCCTGAATCAGCTGCAAAAACAGGGAGCTGACCGCTACGTTTTAGATCTGCGCAATAATCCCGGTGGTTTGCTCCAGGCTGGCATCGAGATTGCACGCCTCTGGCTTGATCAAGAAACCATTGTGTACACGGTCAACCGCCAAGGTATTTTCGAAAGCTACAGTGCCGTGGGCCAACCCCTCACCAATGCGCCCCTGGTCGTCCTCGTGAATCAAGCGACGGCTAGCGCCAGTGAAATTTTAGCCGGGGCACTCCAGGATAATGGTCGGGCGGTGCTCGTGGGCGAGAAAACCTTTGGGAAAGGGCTGATCCAATCGCTGTTTGAATTGCCAGATGGAGCGGGCATGGCAGTCACCGTCGCGAAATATGAAACTCCCCTGCACCATGACATTAATAAGTTAGGGATTATGCCCGATGAGGTGGTGCCCCAAGAGCCAATCGGCTATGGGATGATGGGCAGTGAAACGGATCTGCAATATCAAGCGGCCCTCGATCTATTGACCCAAGACCAGGCGATCGCCCAAATTTCCCAAGTGCCCTAG
- the petB gene encoding cytochrome b6 yields MFTKEVTDSKLYKWFNERLEIQAISDDISSKYVPPHVNIFYCLGGITLTCFIIQFATGFAMTFYYKPTVAEAFTSVQYIMNEVNFGWLIRSIHRWSASMMVLMMILHIFRVYLTGGFKRPRELTWITGVIMATITVSFGVTGYSLPWDQVGYWAVKIVSGVPAAIPVVGDQMVELLRGGASVGQATLTRFYSLHTFVLPWLIAVFMLAHFLMIRKQGISGPL; encoded by the coding sequence ATGTTTACAAAAGAAGTTACCGACTCCAAATTATATAAGTGGTTTAACGAAAGACTAGAAATCCAAGCGATCTCTGACGACATTTCTAGTAAATACGTTCCCCCCCACGTCAATATCTTCTATTGTCTGGGTGGTATTACCCTTACCTGTTTCATTATCCAGTTCGCCACTGGATTCGCAATGACCTTCTACTACAAGCCCACCGTAGCAGAGGCATTTACTTCCGTTCAATACATCATGAATGAAGTGAACTTCGGTTGGTTGATCCGTTCGATCCACCGTTGGTCTGCCAGCATGATGGTCTTAATGATGATTCTCCACATCTTCCGGGTGTACCTCACCGGTGGCTTTAAGCGTCCCCGTGAGCTGACTTGGATTACCGGGGTCATCATGGCGACGATCACCGTTTCCTTCGGTGTAACTGGTTACTCCTTGCCTTGGGACCAAGTTGGTTACTGGGCAGTCAAGATTGTGTCTGGTGTACCTGCGGCGATTCCTGTCGTGGGCGACCAAATGGTTGAGTTGCTTCGCGGTGGCGCAAGCGTTGGCCAAGCAACCCTAACCCGTTTCTACAGTCTGCATACTTTTGTTCTACCTTGGTTGATTGCGGTCTTCATGTTGGCCCACTTCCTCATGATCCGTAAGCAAGGTATTTCTGGTCCTTTGTAA